One genomic region from Candidatus Nanosynbacter sp. TM7-074 encodes:
- a CDS encoding DUF3048 domain-containing protein — MNIEKLDKSGRKKEPRWKRFKEWAKKHILAIALISSAVVITGVFLIAIYSIKYEQTANTDLQIPKKKATPKKFYSPLTGIEVADENATKQPVTGVMIENSPTARPQSGLKKAGVVYEAVAEGGITRFIALYQGEKPALIGPVRSLRLYYLSWAAPYQASVAHVGGSPNALAQVRNGSYRDIDQFFNAGSYWRARDRYAPHNVYTSGERIDQLNSTKGYTKSEFTSFTRADGKPAESPNATKIAINLSGYSYNTSYTYHKESNSYARSMAGTPHVDREDGQISPNVIVAIEVSVEARAQNSDGYEDIKTTGSGKAYVFQNGTVIAATWSKTDINAPLKLTDESGKDIALNRGQTWISAFTPGRGGVSWQ, encoded by the coding sequence ATGAATATAGAAAAATTAGATAAATCTGGACGAAAAAAAGAACCCCGCTGGAAACGATTTAAAGAGTGGGCGAAAAAACATATCTTAGCAATTGCGCTAATTTCCAGCGCGGTAGTTATTACTGGAGTTTTTCTGATTGCTATTTATTCCATAAAATATGAGCAGACTGCCAATACAGATTTACAAATACCAAAGAAAAAAGCTACACCAAAAAAGTTTTACTCACCCCTAACTGGTATAGAAGTAGCTGATGAAAACGCCACAAAGCAGCCCGTTACTGGCGTGATGATAGAGAACAGCCCGACCGCTCGGCCACAATCTGGCTTGAAAAAAGCTGGTGTGGTTTATGAGGCAGTAGCAGAGGGCGGCATAACTAGATTTATAGCCCTATATCAAGGAGAAAAGCCAGCGCTAATCGGACCTGTCAGAAGCCTCAGGCTATATTACCTCAGCTGGGCAGCACCATACCAAGCATCAGTCGCCCACGTTGGCGGCAGTCCCAACGCTTTAGCGCAAGTCAGAAACGGCAGCTACCGCGATATTGACCAATTCTTTAACGCTGGCTCATACTGGCGAGCCCGAGACCGCTACGCACCGCACAACGTCTACACTTCTGGAGAACGAATTGACCAATTAAACAGCACCAAGGGTTATACTAAATCCGAGTTTACCAGTTTCACCCGTGCTGACGGTAAACCTGCCGAGTCACCAAATGCTACAAAAATAGCCATAAACCTCAGCGGATACTCCTACAACACCTCATACACTTACCATAAAGAATCAAATTCTTACGCCAGGAGTATGGCCGGTACGCCGCATGTTGATCGTGAAGACGGGCAGATTTCCCCAAATGTTATTGTCGCCATAGAAGTTAGTGTTGAGGCTCGTGCTCAAAATTCCGACGGCTATGAGGACATCAAAACCACTGGTAGCGGCAAGGCTTACGTCTTCCAAAACGGCACAGTCATCGCTGCAACTTGGTCAAAGACTGACATCAACGCTCCATTAAAATTGACAGACGAATCCGGAAAAGACATTGCCTTAAATCGCGGTCAAACCTGGATTTCTGCTTTCACCCCAGGTAGGGGAGGCGTTTCATGGCAATAG
- the gltX gene encoding glutamate--tRNA ligase, translated as MTTRTRFAPSPTGYIHVGNVRTALYTYLVARKHQGDFILRIEDTDQARFVDGAEELILKTLNWLGLDWDEGPSLDSTEEVGNFGPYHQTNRREIYLKWAKKMIDEGLAYADPYTPEQVQTFRDQAKTEKRAFLYRDHRPENPPEWQLGMPLRFKVPEIKRYSWQDAVMGELSAGPEALDDFILIKADGLPTYNFAHIIDDFEMRITHVIRGSEYIASTPKYLSLYEALKIEPPILAHVPHIMAPTGNKKLGKRDGAKSVTEYQKEGILPEAMLNFLAQLGWNDGTEQEIFSKDELIEKFSLDRVQKSGARFDEQRLIWLNGQWIRSLDLDNLYNRCETFWGEESNNVEESYKKQVLSLAQDRLKILQDLPKLTNYFFTEPEINEELITGNKQLRKLAEEERQNLLSVVRQELAKITDWTPESIQNCLNELLETTGQKPGILFSLVRIVTTWAQFSPQLNDTLALIGQEKTLQRIDNYLQK; from the coding sequence ATGACTACTAGAACTCGTTTTGCGCCAAGTCCGACTGGCTATATTCACGTCGGCAATGTTCGTACTGCGCTATACACTTATCTTGTTGCCCGGAAACATCAGGGTGATTTTATCCTACGCATCGAAGACACCGACCAAGCTAGATTTGTCGACGGAGCAGAGGAATTGATTCTAAAAACTCTAAATTGGCTGGGGCTAGATTGGGACGAAGGACCAAGTCTCGATAGCACAGAAGAGGTTGGCAATTTCGGACCATATCATCAAACAAACCGACGGGAAATTTACCTCAAGTGGGCTAAGAAAATGATTGATGAAGGCTTAGCTTACGCCGATCCGTACACACCAGAACAAGTTCAAACCTTCCGCGACCAAGCTAAGACCGAGAAGCGAGCTTTCTTATACCGCGACCATCGGCCAGAAAATCCACCAGAATGGCAGCTGGGTATGCCACTCCGTTTTAAGGTTCCGGAAATTAAGCGATATTCTTGGCAAGACGCCGTCATGGGTGAATTGTCAGCCGGACCAGAGGCGCTTGACGATTTTATCCTAATCAAGGCAGACGGGCTGCCGACATATAACTTTGCTCATATCATTGACGATTTTGAGATGAGAATCACCCATGTTATTCGCGGCTCAGAATATATCGCCAGTACACCCAAATATTTATCTTTGTATGAAGCACTGAAAATCGAGCCGCCAATTCTAGCGCACGTGCCACACATTATGGCGCCGACCGGCAACAAGAAGTTAGGCAAGCGCGATGGCGCGAAAAGTGTCACCGAGTACCAAAAAGAGGGAATATTACCAGAAGCAATGCTGAATTTCTTAGCGCAACTTGGCTGGAATGACGGCACTGAACAAGAGATTTTCAGCAAGGATGAATTGATTGAAAAGTTCTCGCTTGACCGTGTCCAAAAATCAGGCGCGCGCTTTGACGAGCAGCGGCTCATTTGGCTAAACGGCCAATGGATTCGCTCACTCGACTTAGACAACCTTTATAATCGATGCGAAACTTTCTGGGGCGAAGAATCAAACAACGTCGAAGAATCGTATAAAAAACAAGTCTTAAGCCTGGCGCAGGATCGCTTGAAAATACTACAAGATTTACCAAAATTAACCAACTATTTCTTCACCGAGCCTGAAATTAACGAGGAATTAATTACTGGCAATAAGCAACTCCGAAAATTAGCCGAAGAAGAACGGCAGAACCTTTTAAGCGTAGTACGCCAAGAACTCGCCAAAATAACCGACTGGACGCCAGAATCAATCCAAAATTGCCTGAATGAGTTATTAGAAACGACAGGCCAAAAACCCGGTATTCTATTTAGCCTGGTTCGAATTGTGACTACTTGGGCGCAGTTTAGTCCACAGCTGAATGACACACTGGCGCTAATTGGTCAGGAAAAAACTCTGCAAAGAATTGATAATTATCTACAAAAATAG
- a CDS encoding DUF4367 domain-containing protein, producing MTSKNYVVINGRAYNTITGMVMDDIDVKKTEVKKVQPINSRGTAVSNIHANHIQKSSTLNRRHVKMPQRTALAAKPQKTRASVQQHVAVKKFATPTVSKPTPERIVVNRPAEAHPVIRRAQNRNLSVNGKLRKDRRPLATNNNPLVAPKKIEKPAIKTAKELKNEAIEKALSNEITSNKKVRRRQKKGSALRWLNTFSVGLAVMLLGGYLTYLSMPNISIRMAAIQSGIDAKYPGYKPDGYALNGPIKFKSGEVSMRYAYADGSSAYTITQQKSGWNSSAVKEFFSEKHKSPNTTMIDGLTIYSGGKEAAWVNGGILYQISGDANLSNDQIQKIATSL from the coding sequence ATGACGAGTAAAAATTATGTAGTTATCAATGGGCGAGCCTACAACACCATAACTGGCATGGTGATGGATGACATTGACGTAAAGAAAACTGAAGTAAAAAAGGTACAGCCAATCAACAGCCGCGGTACCGCAGTATCAAACATCCATGCTAATCACATTCAAAAATCGAGTACTTTAAATCGCCGACACGTTAAGATGCCGCAACGTACAGCACTGGCTGCCAAACCTCAGAAGACCCGCGCTTCCGTGCAGCAACATGTTGCCGTAAAGAAATTTGCTACGCCAACAGTCAGCAAGCCAACCCCAGAGCGAATCGTCGTTAACCGCCCAGCCGAGGCTCATCCGGTCATTCGTCGTGCCCAAAACAGAAATCTTAGCGTTAATGGCAAACTACGAAAAGACCGTCGACCGCTAGCTACCAATAATAATCCATTAGTTGCCCCGAAAAAAATCGAAAAGCCAGCCATAAAAACCGCTAAAGAATTAAAAAATGAAGCTATCGAAAAAGCCTTATCAAATGAAATTACTAGCAATAAAAAAGTTCGACGACGCCAGAAAAAAGGCAGCGCACTACGCTGGTTGAATACCTTTTCTGTTGGTCTTGCGGTAATGCTACTTGGCGGCTATTTGACATATCTAAGTATGCCAAACATTTCCATAAGGATGGCGGCAATTCAGTCAGGAATTGACGCCAAATATCCAGGCTACAAACCAGACGGCTACGCACTAAACGGTCCAATTAAGTTCAAATCAGGCGAAGTTAGCATGCGCTATGCCTACGCTGACGGCAGTTCAGCTTACACCATAACCCAACAAAAAAGTGGCTGGAACTCATCAGCCGTTAAGGAATTCTTCTCCGAAAAGCATAAATCACCAAATACTACGATGATTGACGGATTAACCATTTATAGCGGAGGTAAAGAAGCTGCCTGGGTGAACGGCGGAATTTTATACCAGATCAGCGGCGATGCTAATCTCTCCAACGATCAAATCCAAAAAATCGCAACCAGCCTGTAG
- a CDS encoding PEGA domain-containing protein — protein MYRQRNRTKELARRAFVYTLMTLSLITLLVFLTFRMLGYTFNPNTKELQQTGLVQYESHPSGALVYVDDMELRRTSTKSTVLPGKHTFAMKLNEYEPWQKTLDIKSNTVTNLNYARLIPIKRDTTEVKTFDSVQAISLSPNGGFLMGFGTKDKTPFMTVGDIRDTNKGKEKFTEYNLSTSLLAGYSLSADGHVFSVAEWDRDSRYALVKHSYSAENNATGVQWLVFDRENPEKIIDVTTMTGLSVKQISFAGTGAHSVYMLQESGELRRVDLDSSTISSPILTGVESFKLYGDDRLSYVSVVDGKKVAGIWKRDWKEPFVIGKFTADKALIIRISRYFNKDTVVLAVGQDMTIYRGNISDSKDRQKEFLQTAKNIKTENATTSMTLDNAGRFIVTQNGAALQSYDLERKKLSRVFNIGVAQEVKWLDNFYIRSVSASGKMEIREFDGTNAHTLLDVKSGMDSVLSANQRYVYGITVNASGKFVLNKMNMDNGSIGFFN, from the coding sequence ATGTATCGACAAAGAAATCGTACTAAGGAACTCGCAAGGCGAGCCTTTGTGTACACGTTAATGACATTATCGCTTATTACTCTTCTGGTATTTTTAACTTTTAGAATGCTTGGCTATACATTTAATCCTAATACAAAAGAATTGCAGCAAACGGGACTAGTCCAATACGAATCTCATCCAAGCGGAGCGCTGGTCTATGTTGATGATATGGAGTTGCGTAGGACCTCAACAAAGAGTACTGTGCTTCCAGGAAAGCATACATTTGCAATGAAGTTAAACGAATACGAGCCATGGCAGAAGACTCTAGATATTAAATCTAACACCGTAACCAATCTGAATTATGCCAGGCTCATTCCGATAAAACGCGACACTACGGAGGTAAAAACCTTTGATTCGGTGCAGGCCATCTCCTTATCTCCGAACGGTGGTTTTTTGATGGGCTTTGGTACAAAGGACAAAACTCCGTTCATGACTGTCGGTGATATCCGAGACACCAATAAAGGCAAAGAGAAATTTACGGAATATAATCTCAGTACAAGTCTCTTGGCTGGCTATTCCCTGTCTGCTGACGGTCACGTATTTTCGGTGGCGGAATGGGACCGCGACTCGCGATATGCTTTAGTCAAGCACTCATATTCAGCAGAAAATAATGCCACGGGCGTGCAGTGGCTGGTTTTTGACAGAGAGAATCCGGAGAAGATTATCGACGTAACGACTATGACGGGCTTAAGTGTAAAACAAATTAGTTTCGCAGGAACTGGCGCTCACTCGGTATATATGTTGCAGGAGAGCGGTGAGCTTCGTCGAGTTGATCTGGACAGCTCGACGATTTCTAGTCCAATTTTAACTGGCGTAGAGTCATTTAAGTTATACGGTGACGATCGGCTATCTTATGTGTCGGTTGTTGACGGCAAAAAAGTCGCAGGAATTTGGAAGCGGGATTGGAAAGAGCCGTTCGTTATCGGTAAATTCACCGCAGATAAGGCGCTGATTATTCGTATCTCTCGTTACTTTAATAAAGATACTGTAGTTTTGGCGGTTGGTCAGGATATGACAATTTATAGAGGAAATATATCAGACTCTAAGGACCGACAGAAAGAATTTTTACAAACTGCAAAAAATATTAAGACCGAAAACGCAACGACCAGTATGACCCTGGATAATGCTGGGCGGTTTATAGTGACACAAAACGGTGCAGCGTTACAATCGTATGATTTGGAGCGTAAAAAGTTGTCTCGGGTGTTTAATATTGGTGTTGCACAAGAGGTGAAGTGGCTTGATAATTTTTATATCCGTAGTGTATCGGCTAGCGGAAAGATGGAGATTCGTGAATTTGACGGCACTAACGCACATACTTTACTGGATGTAAAAAGCGGCATGGATTCGGTTTTATCAGCTAATCAGCGTTATGTCTATGGAATTACGGTTAACGCGTCTGGAAAATTTGTCCTGAACAAAATGAACATGGACAATGGCTCAATAGGATTCTTTAACTAA
- a CDS encoding sortase codes for MYPTDDQLNGRVGMPQSDQRRPLTPPARDPAASQSAAADVIRGQLDAIYARSEDYQATPQQSQPQTKPNSNPTNETRPQYISSQQTPQAQANSGHAMRTTPITQETPTDQPEKKSDTAIIPVQNKTSTIHTQVSADQWKQYHSAWQKYYQMYYERYYAENINAKNREISRLNRENRQANSGADEPLDPQKVAIKELRSQIQQKVRDSAKKVKKSRHFIPAIAGLSVLLIFMFLQYNRIIFGAVAAYTTPGAINPQNIIVDASTDVTVSSESRIIIPKINVDAPVVYGAASDTKSQSEAMRRGVAHFSIPGASAVPGQVGNAVFAAHSSNDAFAAGDYKFVFAQNEKLVKGDVIYMNYNSKRYTYKITSTEVVMPTEVSKVQLNTDKPMLTLVSCVPLGTAEKRLLIFAEQISPDPNKATTTTESNTSQPQNNKSAIPGKPEPTLIERLFGR; via the coding sequence ATGTATCCGACGGATGATCAATTAAACGGTCGAGTGGGCATGCCGCAATCAGATCAGCGCCGACCCCTTACGCCGCCAGCTCGTGATCCAGCAGCTTCGCAGAGCGCCGCTGCTGATGTTATTCGCGGACAGCTTGACGCTATCTATGCTCGATCAGAAGATTATCAAGCCACTCCCCAGCAGTCACAACCTCAAACGAAACCGAATAGCAATCCAACCAATGAAACTCGGCCTCAATATATTAGCTCGCAGCAGACACCTCAAGCTCAAGCTAATTCCGGCCACGCTATGCGAACAACTCCAATCACCCAAGAGACGCCGACAGACCAACCAGAAAAAAAATCAGACACCGCAATAATCCCAGTCCAGAATAAAACTTCGACTATCCACACCCAAGTTTCAGCCGACCAATGGAAGCAATATCACAGTGCTTGGCAAAAATACTATCAAATGTACTACGAGCGTTATTACGCTGAAAATATTAATGCAAAAAACCGTGAGATATCGAGGCTAAATAGGGAGAATAGGCAGGCAAATTCAGGCGCCGACGAGCCTCTAGACCCACAAAAGGTCGCCATAAAAGAGCTTCGTAGTCAAATTCAACAAAAAGTTCGAGATTCCGCCAAGAAGGTCAAAAAATCTCGCCATTTTATCCCGGCGATTGCTGGCCTGTCAGTGCTACTAATTTTCATGTTTTTACAATATAATCGCATCATTTTTGGAGCAGTAGCCGCCTACACCACACCTGGTGCAATTAATCCTCAGAATATTATTGTTGACGCGTCAACAGATGTTACGGTTAGCTCTGAATCTCGAATCATTATTCCTAAAATCAATGTTGATGCTCCAGTGGTTTATGGGGCTGCTAGCGATACAAAATCTCAGTCAGAAGCCATGAGGCGAGGAGTCGCCCACTTCTCAATTCCTGGGGCCAGCGCTGTGCCAGGCCAGGTAGGCAACGCGGTTTTTGCCGCACACTCCAGTAATGATGCCTTTGCTGCAGGCGACTATAAGTTTGTGTTTGCCCAGAATGAAAAACTAGTCAAGGGTGACGTCATCTACATGAATTACAACAGCAAGCGCTACACTTATAAAATTACCTCCACCGAGGTCGTCATGCCAACTGAAGTCTCAAAGGTCCAATTAAACACAGACAAGCCAATGTTGACGCTAGTTAGCTGCGTGCCTTTAGGTACGGCAGAGAAGCGCTTATTGATTTTCGCTGAACAGATCAGTCCTGACCCAAATAAAGCTACCACAACAACTGAATCCAACACAAGTCAGCCACAGAATAACAAATCTGCTATTCCAGGAAAGCCCGAACCAACACTTATAGAGAGATTATTTGGTAGATAA
- a CDS encoding exodeoxyribonuclease III, with protein MKLFSWNVNGIRAVINKGEFAQFINKYNPDILCLQETKAARDQVEIDLPDYHEHFYSAAKKGYSGTAIFSKIPPLNWHDGFPQNIIERFDLTDDKYGNPADEGRIIAAEFDSFWVVTCYTPNSKGDLSRLGLRHEKWDKAVLAYLQELELSKPVLYCGDMNVAHKEIDLANPKPNVGKHGFTDEEREGFQNYLDAGFIDTFRAVFPEKTGAYTWWTHWANARARNVGWRIDYWLASREIANRVTNPQIHPEQMGSDHCPVSIEVNL; from the coding sequence ATGAAATTATTCTCCTGGAACGTAAACGGTATTCGCGCAGTCATCAACAAGGGCGAATTTGCGCAATTCATCAATAAGTACAATCCGGATATTTTATGTCTACAAGAGACCAAGGCCGCACGAGACCAAGTTGAAATCGACCTTCCAGATTATCACGAGCATTTTTATTCTGCCGCTAAAAAAGGCTATTCTGGTACGGCAATTTTCTCAAAAATCCCACCACTGAATTGGCATGATGGATTTCCACAAAATATAATTGAAAGATTCGACCTAACTGATGATAAATATGGCAATCCAGCTGACGAGGGGCGGATTATCGCGGCTGAGTTTGACAGTTTCTGGGTGGTTACTTGCTACACACCAAACTCCAAAGGAGACTTGAGTCGCCTGGGTTTACGCCATGAAAAATGGGATAAGGCAGTATTAGCTTATCTACAGGAATTGGAACTGTCAAAGCCGGTACTATACTGCGGCGACATGAACGTGGCGCATAAAGAAATTGACTTAGCAAATCCCAAACCTAACGTTGGCAAACACGGCTTCACCGACGAAGAGCGCGAGGGCTTCCAAAATTATTTGGACGCTGGCTTTATTGATACATTCCGGGCAGTTTTTCCCGAAAAAACCGGCGCTTATACTTGGTGGACACACTGGGCTAATGCTAGGGCGCGCAATGTCGGTTGGCGGATTGACTATTGGTTGGCATCACGTGAAATTGCAAATCGCGTCACTAATCCACAAATTCACCCCGAACAAATGGGTAGTGATCATTGTCCGGTGAGTATTGAGGTAAATTTGTAA
- a CDS encoding glycosyltransferase yields MESNKLSASLKIALVLDDYYPSSSGVSRSIQSQIDELSAMGHHVTLIVPEKNFTPPKNAKYIALKSVQPPGALKHTAILSSTARIAKSITKNHQFDVIHSQTDTGALILSARIAKMQHIPHVHTFHTNMAGSVPYYAKSKMLAATIAYRLLAFKLHLIRRQKPINVSSKDSIFRECPHFGKSYWKSQALMANAVDAIVTPSQYMLKYIQAASPNKQFIKKSIPNGYNKGLHKLISNTAVKKDRNTVRFISIGRISNEKRIDTMVEAFKIAKLSNAELVLIGDGNQMPLIKQLATDTSNIKLLGQVHRLDNIAKHLKSSDVFILTSYHFDNQPMVILEALAAELPILYCDDQLDVGVDKTNSIRTLPSASAISKGMTLLASDVALRNKLSRGSKQKCEQLSAKIMTEKYISLYRELMA; encoded by the coding sequence ATGGAATCTAATAAACTTTCTGCATCACTAAAAATCGCGCTGGTTCTAGACGACTATTATCCATCATCAAGCGGAGTTAGTAGATCTATTCAATCACAAATCGATGAATTATCCGCGATGGGACACCACGTCACACTGATCGTACCTGAAAAAAATTTCACGCCACCAAAAAACGCCAAGTATATCGCCCTAAAGTCAGTTCAGCCGCCCGGCGCCTTAAAACATACCGCCATTCTCTCGAGTACCGCTCGCATTGCGAAAAGTATCACAAAAAATCATCAATTTGACGTTATTCACAGCCAAACAGACACTGGAGCTCTCATTTTGTCCGCCAGGATTGCTAAGATGCAGCATATCCCTCATGTTCATACATTTCACACCAACATGGCGGGTTCAGTGCCATATTACGCCAAATCAAAGATGCTAGCCGCCACAATAGCTTATCGATTATTAGCATTTAAGCTTCACTTGATACGCCGACAAAAACCGATTAACGTCAGTTCTAAAGATTCTATATTTAGGGAATGTCCTCATTTTGGCAAGTCATACTGGAAATCACAAGCACTTATGGCAAATGCAGTTGACGCAATCGTTACGCCGTCGCAGTATATGCTGAAGTATATACAGGCAGCCTCTCCGAACAAACAGTTTATTAAAAAAAGCATTCCGAATGGTTATAACAAGGGACTGCATAAACTAATCAGCAATACAGCGGTAAAGAAGGACAGAAATACAGTTCGCTTCATCAGTATTGGTAGAATATCCAACGAGAAACGCATCGACACAATGGTGGAAGCCTTCAAGATAGCGAAATTATCAAACGCTGAGCTTGTACTCATTGGTGACGGTAATCAAATGCCGTTAATTAAACAGTTGGCAACCGACACATCCAATATTAAACTGCTTGGACAAGTCCATCGCCTCGATAACATCGCAAAACATCTGAAAAGTTCTGACGTATTTATCCTGACGTCATATCATTTTGACAATCAGCCGATGGTTATACTTGAAGCACTGGCAGCAGAGCTACCAATATTATATTGTGACGACCAGCTGGATGTTGGCGTCGACAAAACAAACAGTATTAGAACATTGCCGTCAGCTTCAGCAATCAGCAAGGGCATGACACTCCTTGCTAGTGATGTCGCACTACGCAATAAGCTATCCCGTGGATCAAAACAAAAATGCGAGCAACTTTCTGCAAAAATAATGACAGAGAAATATATATCACTCTACCGAGAATTGATGGCATAA
- a CDS encoding alpha/beta fold hydrolase codes for MAKIPTLRQIYQKLNCQEKTKDGICWIQCNTRSSKTVAIFHGVTGGKIDMMPLAERYVGLGYAVYVFDLPGHGGSKMLPFRTYDDMADWMMRALVCLGRPVDVLISNSFSSSIVYHLMRKELLSESMKVIMGCPTPDPSRLADVLQGLSNHLPHKLGWSVYNSKPAQKIRVAAALQTRREDAWQWLSESERYKKETLTLDDSNTLTTLLYRQNPYQGVISDIYDVSIVIGGKDNIITARTPEIICQLIPHAQLIVVPEAGHILHFEAVEQYPEV; via the coding sequence ATGGCGAAAATTCCAACCTTGCGGCAGATATATCAGAAATTAAATTGCCAAGAAAAGACAAAAGATGGTATATGCTGGATTCAGTGTAATACAAGATCAAGTAAGACAGTTGCCATCTTTCACGGCGTTACTGGCGGAAAGATTGATATGATGCCGCTGGCGGAGCGGTATGTAGGGCTCGGGTATGCTGTTTATGTGTTTGACTTGCCAGGACACGGTGGCTCAAAGATGTTACCTTTTCGTACTTATGACGATATGGCAGATTGGATGATGAGAGCTTTAGTCTGCCTTGGTCGTCCAGTTGATGTTCTGATTAGCAATTCTTTTTCTTCATCTATTGTCTACCATTTAATGCGTAAGGAATTGTTGTCAGAGTCTATGAAGGTTATTATGGGTTGTCCGACTCCTGATCCGTCAAGACTCGCAGACGTGCTACAGGGTCTATCTAATCACTTGCCTCATAAGCTTGGTTGGTCTGTCTACAACTCAAAACCGGCTCAGAAGATTCGCGTGGCGGCAGCATTACAAACGAGAAGAGAAGACGCTTGGCAATGGTTGTCTGAGTCAGAGCGGTATAAAAAAGAAACGTTGACGCTTGATGATTCAAATACTCTAACGACTTTGTTGTATAGACAAAATCCATATCAAGGTGTGATATCTGATATCTATGACGTATCAATCGTCATAGGCGGTAAGGATAATATAATAACTGCGAGAACTCCTGAGATTATATGTCAGCTTATACCTCACGCTCAGCTGATTGTAGTACCAGAAGCTGGGCATATTTTGCATTTTGAGGCTGTAGAGCAATATCCAGAAGTGTGA
- a CDS encoding glycosyltransferase: MRIAFFIDDYLPSVHGVATSTRAYKQALETLGHEVFIVAPKVGEYVDEDDNIIRISSMKNYIFEKRHTANLYPGLAKKFDKYKFDVVHSQTQFQLGVLAHAVARRQNIPHVTTIHTLYTELLDDYPLMVIAGVIALTVATPFVLGTKPVLPGLSDEKIRGLSRQALKDMISRQGWRLTAAFANKCDACISPSKHLEKILVDEGGLTAPCYNFPNGINTVKYRDAKAADSPIQKKPGDKFIISVARLSPEKRQIALIEAMPYIKNPHIKLVLAGGGPYEKELKDRAQQLGLVDRVIFTGMQPADKVAALLKQADVFSLASYHFDNQPMTFLEASAAGLPIVYCDEQMTEGLTKKNAILTDGIEGEDFAKVFNELFADPERLAALSKGALSVAKKFDSVTMAKKMVALYDELIRSRQALNT; encoded by the coding sequence ATGAGGATAGCCTTTTTTATTGACGATTATTTACCTTCAGTGCATGGAGTAGCGACTTCTACTCGTGCGTATAAGCAAGCCCTGGAAACTCTGGGCCACGAGGTGTTTATCGTAGCACCAAAAGTTGGTGAGTATGTCGACGAGGACGATAACATTATTCGCATTTCGTCAATGAAAAATTACATTTTTGAGAAACGTCATACTGCCAATTTATATCCAGGTCTCGCAAAGAAGTTTGATAAGTATAAGTTTGACGTTGTTCATAGTCAGACGCAGTTTCAGTTGGGTGTATTGGCGCATGCGGTGGCTCGACGGCAAAATATTCCACACGTAACGACGATACATACTCTTTATACCGAGCTGCTAGACGATTATCCGCTGATGGTGATTGCTGGTGTTATAGCTCTGACAGTAGCGACACCGTTTGTTTTGGGGACGAAGCCGGTTTTGCCAGGATTGTCTGACGAGAAGATCCGTGGCCTGAGTAGACAGGCTCTAAAAGATATGATTTCACGTCAAGGTTGGCGGCTGACTGCAGCTTTTGCAAATAAGTGTGACGCTTGCATATCGCCATCAAAGCATTTAGAAAAGATTTTGGTAGATGAGGGTGGATTGACTGCACCGTGCTACAATTTTCCAAACGGAATTAATACAGTTAAATATCGTGATGCAAAGGCTGCTGATTCGCCGATTCAGAAGAAGCCTGGCGATAAATTCATTATTTCAGTAGCTCGGCTTAGTCCAGAGAAGCGGCAGATTGCCTTAATTGAAGCGATGCCGTATATTAAAAATCCGCACATCAAGTTAGTGTTGGCGGGTGGTGGACCATACGAGAAAGAGCTAAAGGACCGTGCTCAGCAGCTTGGTCTTGTCGATCGAGTCATATTCACTGGCATGCAGCCAGCAGATAAAGTGGCGGCTCTACTAAAGCAAGCAGATGTTTTCTCCTTGGCATCGTATCACTTTGACAATCAGCCAATGACATTTTTGGAGGCATCGGCCGCTGGATTGCCGATTGTTTATTGTGACGAGCAGATGACAGAGGGTCTGACTAAGAAAAATGCTATTTTGACGGATGGTATCGAAGGTGAAGATTTTGCCAAAGTATTTAATGAGTTGTTTGCCGACCCCGAACGACTAGCGGCGCTGTCAAAAGGTGCTTTGTCGGTGGCAAAGAAATTTGACTCGGTTACTATGGCTAAGAAAATGGTCGCTCTGTATGATGAATTGATACGCTCACGCCAGGCACTAAATACCTAA